The Nocardioides sp. cx-173 genome segment TGGCGAAGAACGCCACCAGCCGTGACACCAGGTGCCGCTCGGCGTCGGTGAGCCGCTGCAGGTCCTTGAGGTCGGAGTGCAGGTCCACCTCCTCGACGGTCCAGGTGTTCTTGATCGCGTCGCGGTAGCGGTCGTAGAAGTGCGGGTAGCGCATGGGACGCAGGGTCAGGCTCATGCCCGGGTCCAACAGGTTCGCGGTCACTGGCAGGCCTCGCAGCTCTCGGGGCTCTCGAGCGAGCAGGCCACGGCGGCCGACTCGCTGACGGACGTGGTCGTCTGGGCGATCCGGGTCGCCGGCCGCGAGCGCAGGTAGTAGGTCGTCTTCAGGCCCGACTTCCAGGCGTGCAGGTACATCGACGACAGCTTCCCGATCGAGGGACCGGCCAGGAACAGGTTCAGCGACTGGCTCTGGTCGATGTACGGCGAGCGGGCGGCCGCCATGTCGATCAACGCCCGCTGGGGCAGCTCCCAGGCCGTGCGGAACAGCAGCCGTACGTCCTGTGGCAGGGCCGCGATGCCCTGGACCGAGCCCTCGGCGCGGCGGATGGCCTCCCGCACGTCGGCGGTCCACAGCCCGAGCGCCTTGAGCTCGCGGGTCAGCGCCGCGTTGACCTGCAGGAACTCCCCCGAGAGCGTCTCGCGCTTGAACAGGTTGGACACCTGCGGCTCGATGCACTCGTAGCAGCCGGCGATGGACGCGATGGTGGCCGTCGGCGCAATCGCGATCAGCAGCGAGTTGCGCAGCCCGTGCGTGGCGAGGTCCGCGCGCAGCGCGGCCCACCGCTCGGTCTGGGTGCCGGTGACGTCCCACAGGTCGGGCTGCAGGACGCCGGCCGCGGCGCGGGTCTCGCCGTACGCCGGGTGGGCGCCGTGCCGGCGGGCCAGGTCGCAGGAGACCTCGAGCGCGGTCAGGTAGATCTCCTCGGAGATCCTGGTCGAGAGTTCGCGCGCCTCGTCGGAGTCGAACGGGAGCCGCAGGGCGAAGAAGACGTCCTGCAGCCCCATGAGCCCGAGCCCCACGGGGCGCCAGCGCGGGTTGGATACCGCCGACTCCTCGCTGGGGTAGTAGTTGACGTCGATCACGCGGTCCAGCAGCGGGACGGCCGTACGCACCGTCGCGCGGAGCTTGTCCCAGTCCATGCCCTCCCCCACCTCCGAGAGGTGCTGGGAGAGGTTGACCGAGCCCAGGTTGCACACAGCGGTCTCGGAGTCGGAGGAGACCTCGACGATCTCCGTGCACAGGTTGGAGAGGTGGACGACCGGACCGCCGGGGGTGTCCCGGGTCTGGTTGCAGGTGCGGTTGGCGGCGTCCTTGAACGTCATCCACCCGTTGCCGGTCTGCGCGAGCGTGCGCATCATTCGCGAGTACAGGTCGCGCGCCCGCACCTGGCGCACGTAGCGGCCCTCGGCCTCCGCGCGCCGGTAGGCCTCGTCGAACGCCGCGCCCCACAGGTCCGGCAGCTCCGGTGCCTGGTCGGGGTCGATCAGCGACCACAGCTCGTCGGCCTCGACTCGGCGCATGAACTCATCGGGCACCCAGTGGGCGAGGTTCAGGTTGTGGGTGCGGCGCGCGTCCTCGCCGGTGTTGTCGCGCAGCTCGAGGAACTCCTCGACGTCCGGGTGCCACGGCTCGAGGTAGACGCAGGCCGCCCCCTTGCGGCGTCCACCCTGGTTGACCGCCGCGACCGAGCTGTCGAGCGTACGCAGGAAGGGCACGATCCCGTTGGACTGCCCGTTGGTGCCGCGGATCAGCGCGCCGCGCGAGCGCACCCGCGAGAACGCGATCCCGATCCCGCCGGCGAACTTCGACAGCTTGGCGACCTGGGCGTAGCGGGCATAGATGGAGTCCAGGTCGTCGCGCGGGCTGTCCACCAGGTAGCACGACGACATCTGGGTGTGGCGGGTGCCAGAGTTGAAGAGCGTCGGCGACGAGGGTAGGTAGGCGAGCGAGGACATCAGACGGTAGAAGTCGATCGCCTCCCCCGGGCCCTGGGCGAGCCCGCAGGCCACCCGCAGCAGGAAGTACTGCGGAGTCTCGATCACCTGCCGCGTCGATGGGTGCCGCAGCAGGTAGCGGTCGTAGACCGTGCGCAGCCCGAAGTACTCGAAGCGGTGGTCTCCCTCCGCGTCCACGGCGAAGTCCAGCTTGCGCGCGTTGTCCTTGACGAACCTCGCCGTCTCGTCGCCGATGAGGCCCTCGGCGTGCCCGAGCGACACCGACTGGCTGAAGGACGCGACCCCCTGGTTGCGCACCTCCTTGTCGACGTACCCGGCGAGCAGCCGGGCGGCGAGCCGGGAGTACTGAGGCTCCTCCCCGATCATCTCGGCGGCCGTCTGGATGGACAGCCGGTCCAGCTCGGCGGTGCTGGCGCCGTCGTACAGCCCGCTTATCGTGCGGGTCGCCACCCGCATCGGGTCGACGTCGACCAGGTCGCGGGCGACCCGGTCGACGGCGCGCACGATCTTGTTGACGTCGACGGGCTCGGTGTCCCCGTTGCGCTTGCGCACGCTCATGGTCGTGCGGCTCTCGATGACGGTCATCGTCTCTCTCCTCGCGAGATCGGTCCTGAGGTCCGGGCTCGCGAGGGGGACGGAGGCACGGTGCGCCGGGGCGCGGCC includes the following:
- a CDS encoding ribonucleoside-diphosphate reductase subunit alpha gives rise to the protein MTVIESRTTMSVRKRNGDTEPVDVNKIVRAVDRVARDLVDVDPMRVATRTISGLYDGASTAELDRLSIQTAAEMIGEEPQYSRLAARLLAGYVDKEVRNQGVASFSQSVSLGHAEGLIGDETARFVKDNARKLDFAVDAEGDHRFEYFGLRTVYDRYLLRHPSTRQVIETPQYFLLRVACGLAQGPGEAIDFYRLMSSLAYLPSSPTLFNSGTRHTQMSSCYLVDSPRDDLDSIYARYAQVAKLSKFAGGIGIAFSRVRSRGALIRGTNGQSNGIVPFLRTLDSSVAAVNQGGRRKGAACVYLEPWHPDVEEFLELRDNTGEDARRTHNLNLAHWVPDEFMRRVEADELWSLIDPDQAPELPDLWGAAFDEAYRRAEAEGRYVRQVRARDLYSRMMRTLAQTGNGWMTFKDAANRTCNQTRDTPGGPVVHLSNLCTEIVEVSSDSETAVCNLGSVNLSQHLSEVGEGMDWDKLRATVRTAVPLLDRVIDVNYYPSEESAVSNPRWRPVGLGLMGLQDVFFALRLPFDSDEARELSTRISEEIYLTALEVSCDLARRHGAHPAYGETRAAAGVLQPDLWDVTGTQTERWAALRADLATHGLRNSLLIAIAPTATIASIAGCYECIEPQVSNLFKRETLSGEFLQVNAALTRELKALGLWTADVREAIRRAEGSVQGIAALPQDVRLLFRTAWELPQRALIDMAAARSPYIDQSQSLNLFLAGPSIGKLSSMYLHAWKSGLKTTYYLRSRPATRIAQTTTSVSESAAVACSLESPESCEACQ